A section of the Agarivorans litoreus genome encodes:
- a CDS encoding uroporphyrinogen-III synthase — protein sequence MQVLVTRPEPHNQRCVSMLHANGYQAIAAPMVKITASEQIGDLPALVKTVNQQHLIIAVSQYAVEACQSYLAEHALSWPQNCQYLAVGKATAECWQQYGVNAKIPVRQDSEGMLELIETQLQDIQQAHILRGQQGREWLAEQLQKQAIEVNYLTCYQRHILHYSSQQLDQWQSQINTIVATSGEILKHLTTLMSEPKQLRWLKNTTLLVPSQRLLEYANSLGFKHTVLCDGASDKACIDVLARIQSSARNENDQK from the coding sequence GTGCAGGTACTTGTAACGCGGCCCGAGCCGCATAATCAACGTTGCGTAAGCATGTTACACGCCAATGGCTATCAAGCCATTGCTGCGCCCATGGTTAAGATAACTGCCAGTGAGCAAATCGGGGATTTACCAGCACTAGTTAAAACCGTTAACCAGCAACACTTAATCATTGCTGTTAGCCAATATGCCGTTGAAGCTTGCCAATCTTATCTTGCTGAACACGCCCTTAGTTGGCCACAAAACTGCCAGTATTTAGCGGTAGGTAAAGCCACCGCTGAGTGTTGGCAGCAATATGGGGTAAACGCCAAGATCCCTGTGCGCCAAGACAGCGAAGGCATGCTTGAACTCATTGAAACCCAATTGCAAGACATCCAGCAGGCGCATATCCTGCGAGGGCAGCAAGGCCGAGAATGGCTCGCTGAACAACTACAAAAACAAGCCATTGAGGTTAACTATCTGACTTGTTATCAACGCCATATACTGCACTATTCTTCACAACAACTTGATCAATGGCAGTCACAGATCAACACTATTGTGGCAACAAGTGGTGAAATTTTGAAACACCTTACTACCCTTATGAGTGAACCAAAACAGCTAAGGTGGTTAAAAAACACTACGCTATTGGTACCCAGTCAGCGTTTGCTTGAATATGCAAACAGCTTAGGTTTCAAGCATACAGTTTTGTGCGACGGCGCATCAGATAAGGCTTGCATCGACGTGTTAGCGCGAATCCAGTCATCGGCAAGGAATGAAAATGACCAAAAATAA
- a CDS encoding 2Fe-2S iron-sulfur cluster-binding protein — protein MANKYRVTLAQQVFSVGPQQSILEAALAQGIDWPHRCRQGACCSCLARCKSGEIIYHGMAPMLSEAERAKGWFLACLASAKSDLNISLEG, from the coding sequence ATGGCCAACAAGTATCGAGTAACATTAGCGCAGCAAGTATTTAGTGTTGGGCCTCAGCAAAGTATTCTTGAAGCCGCTTTAGCGCAGGGCATTGATTGGCCACATCGATGCCGTCAAGGTGCTTGCTGTAGTTGCTTAGCCCGGTGTAAATCCGGTGAGATTATTTACCATGGAATGGCGCCAATGCTAAGTGAAGCCGAACGAGCCAAAGGTTGGTTTTTAGCTTGCTTAGCCAGTGCAAAATCAGATTTGAATATAAGTTTAGAAGGGTGA
- the ubiD gene encoding 4-hydroxy-3-polyprenylbenzoate decarboxylase encodes MKYKDLRDFIDLLEQRGELKRISLEVSTELEMTEICDRTLKAGGPALLFENVKGHSMPVLGNLFGTPERVALGMGQESVSALREVGTWLSYLKEPEPPKGLKELWEKLPIFKQVLNMPTKKLRSAPCQEIVWSGDEVNLDKLPIQHCWPGDIAPLVTWGLTITRGPYKKRQNLGIYRQQKLAKNKLIMRWLSHRGGAIDFREFQELNPGKPYPVSVALGADPATILGAVTPVPDTLSEYAFAGLLRGGRTETVKCISNDLEVPASAEIVLEGYLEPNETAPEGPYGDHTGYYNEVDEFPVFTITHITMRKDPIYHSTYTGRPPDEPAVLGVALNEVFVPILQKQFPEIVDFYLPPEGCSYRMAVVTIKKQYPGHAKRVMLGVWSFLRQFMYTKFVIVCDDDINARSWQDVIWAITTRMDPARDTTLIDHTPIDYLDFASPVSGLGSKMGMDATNKWPGETNREWGEVIEMAPEVKQRVDSIWEQLGID; translated from the coding sequence ATGAAATATAAAGACTTGAGAGATTTCATTGATTTGTTAGAGCAACGTGGAGAGCTCAAACGAATCAGCCTAGAAGTATCTACCGAACTGGAAATGACAGAGATTTGCGACCGAACCCTAAAAGCCGGTGGTCCAGCCTTATTGTTTGAGAACGTTAAAGGCCACTCAATGCCAGTATTAGGTAACTTGTTTGGTACCCCAGAGCGCGTAGCTTTGGGCATGGGCCAAGAGTCTGTGTCTGCCTTACGCGAAGTTGGAACTTGGTTATCTTATCTAAAAGAGCCTGAGCCGCCTAAAGGGCTAAAAGAGTTATGGGAAAAACTGCCTATATTTAAGCAAGTGCTTAATATGCCCACTAAAAAGCTACGTTCTGCGCCTTGCCAAGAAATTGTATGGAGTGGTGATGAGGTGAACTTAGACAAGTTGCCGATTCAGCACTGTTGGCCAGGTGATATAGCACCGTTGGTTACTTGGGGCTTAACTATTACCCGAGGCCCTTATAAAAAGCGCCAGAACCTAGGTATTTATCGCCAGCAAAAACTAGCTAAGAATAAGCTTATCATGCGTTGGTTATCGCACCGTGGCGGTGCTATTGATTTTCGCGAGTTCCAAGAACTCAATCCCGGAAAACCCTATCCAGTGTCGGTGGCCTTGGGCGCCGATCCCGCAACCATTCTAGGAGCCGTGACGCCAGTCCCCGATACCCTATCGGAATATGCTTTTGCCGGTTTATTGCGAGGTGGTAGAACCGAAACGGTTAAATGTATAAGTAATGACTTAGAAGTGCCAGCCAGCGCTGAAATAGTTTTGGAAGGGTATTTAGAGCCCAATGAAACGGCGCCAGAAGGCCCTTATGGTGACCACACCGGTTACTACAATGAAGTTGATGAGTTTCCGGTATTCACTATTACTCATATTACCATGCGTAAAGATCCTATTTACCACAGTACTTATACCGGTCGTCCGCCTGACGAACCAGCTGTGTTGGGCGTTGCTTTGAACGAAGTTTTTGTGCCAATTTTGCAAAAGCAGTTTCCAGAGATTGTGGATTTTTACTTGCCACCAGAAGGCTGTTCTTACCGTATGGCGGTGGTCACCATTAAAAAACAATACCCGGGGCATGCTAAACGGGTGATGTTAGGGGTATGGTCTTTCTTGCGACAGTTTATGTACACCAAGTTTGTCATTGTTTGTGATGATGATATCAACGCCCGCTCTTGGCAGGATGTAATATGGGCTATTACTACCCGAATGGACCCAGCACGCGATACTACGTTGATCGATCATACCCCTATCGATTACTTAGATTTTGCATCACCAGTCTCAGGTTTAGGCTCAAAAATGGGCATGGATGCAACCAATAAATGGCCCGGTGAAACTAACCGAGAATGGGGCGAAGTAATTGAAATGGCACCAGAAGTGAAACAGCGTGTAGATAGTATATGGGAGCAATTAGGCATAGATTAA
- the trxA gene encoding thioredoxin TrxA produces the protein MSDKLVQLSDDSFEADVLNSSTPVLVDFWAEWCGPCKMIAPILDEVAEEYDGKVVVGKLNIDQNAGTPPKFGIRGIPTLLLFKDGKVAATKVGALSKAQLTAFLDENL, from the coding sequence ATGAGCGATAAATTAGTTCAGCTGAGCGACGACAGCTTCGAGGCAGACGTACTAAACTCAAGCACACCAGTATTAGTAGATTTCTGGGCTGAATGGTGTGGACCTTGTAAAATGATTGCACCTATCCTTGACGAAGTTGCTGAAGAATATGATGGCAAAGTAGTGGTAGGTAAGCTAAACATCGACCAAAACGCTGGTACACCGCCAAAGTTTGGTATTCGCGGAATTCCAACGTTACTGCTGTTTAAAGACGGTAAAGTAGCTGCTACTAAGGTTGGCGCACTATCAAAAGCCCAATTAACAGCGTTTTTAGACGAAAACCTGTAG
- a CDS encoding heme biosynthesis HemY N-terminal domain-containing protein: MVKIIVLLMCLALGLALGPQLAGNKGYVLIAFDNYTIEMSVTSALFLSFICFCVLLFSLWFARWLWLGFSRSGTWWGNRRKQKANSHTQQGMLAMMRGDYQNAEKLVSKAANLSDAPALNYLTAAEAAQEQGQDKKRDKYLEQATRITHNDAAVLITQARLQLKQQNYSAALTSIEQLPHENLKQDAVKRMLLTILPELSLWQRYIDLLPLALKAGLIDNNYYQTQLSSAYKSLFLELANSQGSEAVAQHWNGMPRKQKKQMAIAAAACRALISAGDNAAAYQLLGDLINRNLDSELLDVAGELHLSDSHPLLQQLLGLRRKHPENAALLRLIAQLHLQQQQWEEAKALFEESMKLAPSAECYQGLAEVHRQLDDPEQAIHYYRQALAI, translated from the coding sequence ATGGTTAAAATCATCGTTCTTTTAATGTGTCTAGCGCTGGGTTTAGCGCTAGGCCCGCAATTAGCGGGCAACAAAGGCTACGTACTAATTGCCTTTGATAATTACACCATTGAAATGTCGGTCACCAGTGCATTATTCCTTAGCTTTATTTGCTTCTGTGTATTGCTATTCAGCCTATGGTTCGCTCGGTGGTTATGGTTAGGTTTCTCCCGCAGTGGGACTTGGTGGGGCAACCGTCGTAAGCAAAAAGCCAATAGCCATACCCAACAAGGTATGTTGGCAATGATGCGTGGCGATTATCAAAATGCGGAAAAGTTAGTTAGCAAAGCAGCCAATTTAAGCGATGCTCCAGCACTAAATTACTTAACCGCAGCTGAAGCAGCCCAAGAGCAGGGGCAAGACAAAAAACGTGATAAATATCTCGAGCAAGCAACCCGCATCACCCATAACGACGCCGCAGTATTAATCACTCAAGCACGCTTGCAGCTTAAACAACAAAACTACAGTGCGGCGTTAACCAGTATTGAGCAACTGCCGCATGAAAACCTCAAGCAAGATGCAGTAAAACGCATGTTACTAACTATTCTTCCTGAGCTTAGCCTTTGGCAACGCTATATCGATTTACTTCCATTAGCGCTAAAAGCTGGCTTAATCGACAACAACTATTATCAAACGCAGCTGTCTAGTGCCTACAAAAGCTTGTTTTTAGAACTGGCCAATAGCCAAGGCTCTGAAGCCGTAGCCCAGCACTGGAATGGTATGCCGCGTAAACAAAAAAAACAGATGGCCATTGCTGCAGCTGCTTGCCGAGCCCTAATTAGCGCCGGCGATAATGCTGCAGCTTATCAATTACTTGGTGATCTAATTAACCGAAACCTTGATAGTGAGTTATTGGATGTTGCGGGTGAGTTACACCTCAGCGATTCACATCCGTTATTACAACAGCTCTTAGGTTTACGTCGTAAGCACCCAGAAAATGCCGCTTTATTGCGTTTAATTGCTCAGTTACACCTGCAACAACAACAATGGGAAGAAGCAAAAGCGCTGTTTGAAGAAAGCATGAAACTAGCGCCAAGTGCAGAGTGTTATCAAGGTTTAGCCGAGGTACACCGCCAACTCGATGACCCCGAGCAGGCAATTCATTACTACCGTCAGGCACTGGCTATTTAA
- the rho gene encoding transcription termination factor Rho encodes MNLTELKNTPVHELITLGESMGLENLARLRKQDIIFSILKAHAKSGEAIFGHGVLEILQDGFGFLRSADSSYLAGPDDIYVSPSQIRRFNLRTGDTVEGKIRPPKEGERYFALLKIGQVNHDKPENSRNKILFENLTPLHANDRLRMERGNGATEDITARVLDLASPIGKGQRGLIVAPPKAGKTMLLQNIAQNVAFNHPECELIVLLIDERPEEVTEMQRLVRGEVIASTFDEPASRHVQVAEMVIEKAKRLVEHKKDVIILLDSITRLARAYNTVIPSSGKVLTGGVDANALHRPKRFFGAARNVEEGGSLTIIATALVDTGSKMDEVIYEEFKGTGNMELHLSRKIAEKRVYPAIDINRSGTRREELLTNADELQKMWILRKIVHPMDETGAMEFLIDKLAMTKTNDEFFDAMKAQKK; translated from the coding sequence ATGAATTTAACTGAGCTAAAAAACACCCCCGTCCATGAACTGATTACGCTAGGCGAATCAATGGGCTTAGAAAATCTAGCCCGCTTACGCAAGCAAGACATTATCTTCTCGATCTTAAAGGCTCACGCAAAAAGCGGCGAAGCCATTTTTGGTCATGGTGTGCTGGAGATTTTGCAAGATGGCTTTGGATTTCTGCGTAGCGCCGACAGCTCGTACTTGGCTGGTCCGGACGATATTTATGTTTCTCCAAGTCAAATACGTCGATTTAACTTGCGTACCGGTGACACGGTAGAAGGTAAGATCCGTCCACCTAAAGAAGGTGAACGTTACTTTGCATTGTTAAAAATTGGCCAAGTTAATCACGACAAGCCAGAAAACTCGCGCAACAAAATCTTGTTTGAAAACCTTACTCCGCTGCACGCCAACGATCGTTTGCGTATGGAGCGTGGTAACGGTGCGACTGAAGACATTACCGCTCGTGTACTTGATTTAGCCTCACCAATTGGTAAAGGTCAGCGTGGTTTGATTGTTGCTCCGCCAAAAGCGGGTAAAACCATGTTGCTGCAAAACATTGCGCAAAATGTGGCATTTAATCACCCTGAGTGTGAATTAATCGTTTTGCTAATTGATGAGCGTCCGGAAGAAGTAACCGAGATGCAGCGCTTGGTTCGTGGTGAAGTAATTGCTTCTACCTTTGACGAGCCTGCTAGCCGTCACGTGCAAGTGGCTGAAATGGTAATTGAAAAGGCCAAGCGTTTAGTTGAACACAAGAAAGATGTAATCATCTTGCTAGATTCTATTACTCGTTTAGCGCGTGCCTACAACACAGTAATACCTTCGTCAGGTAAGGTTCTTACAGGTGGTGTTGATGCTAATGCTTTACATCGTCCAAAGCGTTTCTTTGGTGCGGCCCGTAACGTTGAAGAAGGTGGCAGCTTAACCATTATTGCTACTGCGCTTGTAGATACAGGTTCGAAGATGGACGAAGTTATTTACGAAGAGTTTAAGGGCACCGGCAACATGGAGCTGCACTTAAGCCGTAAGATTGCCGAGAAGCGCGTATACCCCGCTATCGACATTAACCGTTCCGGCACGCGCCGTGAAGAGCTATTAACCAACGCTGACGAACTGCAAAAAATGTGGATTTTGCGCAAGATTGTTCATCCTATGGATGAAACTGGCGCCATGGAGTTCTTAATTGATAAATTGGCAATGACCAAGACCAATGATGAATTCTTTGACGCGATGAAAGCGCAGAAGAAGTAA
- the hemC gene encoding hydroxymethylbilane synthase: protein MNKVRIATRKSPLAMWQAYFVKAELERHHPSIEVELLPMSTKGDKILDTPLAKIGGKGLFIKELEVAMLEGLADIAVHSMKDVPMEFPEGLGLHCICQREDPRDAFVSNNYQNLADLPEGAVVGTSSLRRQCQLKAQRPDIQIKDLRGNVNTRLAKLDAGEYDAIILASAGLLRLEMQDRIKAYIEPEQILPAGGQGAVGIECRSDDQALLALLAPLNHSATAARVTAERAMNRRLEGGCQVPIGCYAELKDDQLFVRGLVGAVDGSTVIEKHITGSSQQAEQLGLQLAEQLLDAGAEPILKAVYQQQ, encoded by the coding sequence GTGAATAAAGTCAGAATTGCCACGCGCAAAAGTCCATTAGCCATGTGGCAAGCCTATTTTGTGAAAGCTGAGTTAGAGCGTCATCACCCAAGCATTGAAGTAGAACTTCTGCCAATGAGCACCAAAGGCGACAAAATACTCGACACCCCTCTAGCCAAAATTGGTGGTAAGGGGCTGTTCATTAAAGAGCTGGAAGTAGCAATGTTGGAAGGTTTGGCCGATATTGCAGTGCATTCGATGAAGGATGTGCCGATGGAATTTCCCGAAGGTTTAGGCTTGCACTGCATTTGCCAGCGCGAAGATCCACGCGATGCCTTTGTCAGCAACAATTACCAAAACCTTGCAGACTTACCCGAAGGTGCGGTAGTGGGTACTTCTAGCTTACGCCGTCAATGCCAACTAAAGGCGCAACGCCCAGATATTCAAATCAAAGATTTGCGCGGCAATGTTAATACCCGATTAGCCAAACTAGATGCCGGTGAGTATGACGCAATCATCTTAGCCAGCGCGGGTTTGTTGCGCCTAGAGATGCAAGACCGCATTAAAGCCTATATCGAACCTGAGCAAATTTTACCTGCTGGGGGCCAAGGCGCTGTAGGCATAGAGTGTCGTAGCGACGACCAAGCCTTACTTGCATTACTTGCCCCTTTAAATCACTCAGCAACGGCAGCTCGAGTGACTGCTGAACGGGCGATGAACCGCCGTTTAGAAGGCGGCTGCCAAGTGCCTATTGGCTGCTACGCAGAGCTTAAAGATGATCAATTATTTGTTCGCGGTTTAGTGGGTGCCGTTGACGGCTCCACCGTGATAGAGAAACACATTACTGGCAGCAGCCAACAAGCGGAACAGCTTGGTTTGCAACTTGCAGAACAGCTGTTAGATGCGGGGGCTGAACCGATCCTTAAGGCGGTTTACCAACAACAGTAA
- the rhlB gene encoding ATP-dependent RNA helicase RhlB: MSKTHLTELRFAELGLQDKVLTALEQHGYHNCTPIQAQSLPILTKGKDIAGQAQTGTGKTLAFLVATFNHLLTTAVPETRQQNQPRAIILAPTRELAIQIHNDARLLAKATGLKLGLVYGGEGYASQRATLDEGVDILIGTTGRMIDYFKQGAFSLNAVQAMVLDEADRMFDLGFIKDIRYLMRRMPEPKARLNMLFSATLSFKVKELAFEHMNEPEHVIVEPEQMTGARIQEELFYPSNDDKMALLQTLIEEEWPERAIIFANTKHRCEDIWGHLSADNHRVGLLTGDIPQRKRVQILEQFTEGKLDILVATDVAARGLHIPLVTHVFNYDLPDDAEDYVHRIGRTGRAGESGHAISLACEEYVFNLPAIEEYIKHPVPVSQYDSEALMRDLPKAQRIHRAKGNNRGNSRNNNRSNSGHSNQRRQRH; the protein is encoded by the coding sequence ATGAGCAAAACACATTTAACTGAACTTAGATTTGCCGAGTTAGGACTGCAAGATAAGGTATTAACAGCCTTAGAGCAGCACGGCTATCACAATTGTACCCCTATCCAAGCGCAAAGCCTCCCTATCTTAACTAAAGGTAAAGATATTGCAGGCCAAGCTCAAACAGGTACGGGGAAAACTTTAGCCTTTTTAGTGGCCACGTTTAATCACCTGTTAACCACAGCCGTGCCTGAAACGCGCCAACAAAATCAACCTCGGGCAATTATTCTCGCGCCAACTCGCGAGCTAGCAATACAGATCCATAACGATGCGCGTTTGCTAGCTAAAGCCACCGGCCTAAAATTGGGTCTAGTATACGGTGGTGAAGGTTACGCAAGCCAACGTGCTACCTTAGATGAAGGTGTAGACATTCTTATCGGGACAACCGGACGAATGATCGACTACTTCAAACAAGGTGCATTCAGCCTAAATGCCGTACAGGCTATGGTATTAGATGAAGCGGATCGCATGTTTGACCTTGGCTTCATTAAAGACATTCGTTACTTAATGCGCCGTATGCCAGAACCAAAAGCGCGTTTAAATATGCTGTTCTCCGCCACCTTATCTTTCAAAGTTAAAGAGTTGGCTTTTGAGCACATGAACGAACCTGAACACGTTATTGTTGAGCCTGAACAAATGACAGGCGCTCGCATTCAAGAAGAGCTTTTTTATCCGTCTAACGACGACAAAATGGCCTTATTGCAAACCCTAATAGAAGAAGAGTGGCCAGAACGCGCCATTATTTTTGCTAACACCAAACACCGTTGTGAAGATATTTGGGGTCACCTAAGTGCCGACAATCATCGAGTTGGCTTGTTAACGGGTGATATTCCTCAGCGAAAGCGAGTGCAGATACTTGAACAATTCACCGAAGGTAAACTCGACATATTAGTCGCAACCGACGTTGCAGCCCGAGGCTTACATATTCCGTTAGTAACGCATGTCTTCAACTATGACTTACCTGACGATGCTGAGGATTACGTGCACCGTATTGGCCGAACTGGTCGAGCGGGTGAAAGTGGCCATGCCATCAGCTTAGCTTGTGAAGAATATGTATTTAATTTACCAGCCATTGAAGAATACATTAAACACCCAGTACCGGTTAGCCAATACGATTCGGAAGCCTTGATGCGTGATTTACCCAAGGCGCAGCGGATTCATCGTGCCAAAGGGAATAACCGTGGCAACAGTCGGAATAACAACCGCAGTAATAGCGGTCACTCTAATCAGCGACGCCAGCGTCACTAA
- a CDS encoding uroporphyrinogen-III C-methyltransferase: MTKNKQSDSQTKATDMSDSSSAKEQTTSNATATPLPSNTPSAPANGDKLAKILAIIAIILSLSIASGLYWHGHQFREHADTQLQLLKTTLQAKEQNLLSAQASNSNQIKELSQDISGHNQIMAALQAQLELTEQHRKAIERQLALLNIKDANHWRLNEANYLLQLAAYKLWLEQDPVTAIALLIEADNSINNAEDPHLLPLRRAINADIQLLKSIPRVDKEGIAFRLEGIFQQAENLQLAEIELPEAVAEKDNQLSTDSADWQDNLAKSWRKFSENFITVRRRDGQVEALIEPKHAWYLKENLKLQLQQAEQALFRSQGELFKAKLQRAEQWVGEFFIQNTQAKAMIEDLKQLQQLEIVDKLPEQLSSLDAAEQAIKERQQRLLPSLEGAE; this comes from the coding sequence ATGACCAAAAATAAACAATCAGATAGTCAAACAAAGGCTACCGACATGAGCGATTCTAGCAGTGCTAAAGAACAAACAACCAGCAACGCTACCGCTACGCCTCTCCCTAGCAACACCCCATCAGCTCCCGCCAACGGCGACAAACTAGCAAAGATATTGGCAATTATTGCGATTATTCTCAGCCTATCCATTGCCTCAGGTTTATATTGGCATGGGCATCAATTTAGGGAGCATGCAGATACTCAGCTACAATTATTAAAAACCACTTTACAAGCCAAAGAGCAAAACTTACTCAGTGCACAAGCTAGCAACAGCAATCAGATAAAAGAGTTGTCACAAGACATATCTGGGCATAACCAAATAATGGCAGCTTTACAAGCTCAACTAGAATTAACCGAACAACACCGCAAAGCCATTGAACGCCAACTCGCCTTACTGAATATTAAAGATGCTAATCATTGGCGACTCAACGAAGCAAATTACTTATTGCAATTGGCTGCATACAAATTATGGTTAGAGCAAGATCCTGTCACTGCCATTGCCCTGCTCATTGAGGCCGACAACAGTATAAACAACGCTGAAGACCCACACTTATTGCCACTACGCCGCGCCATCAATGCCGATATACAACTACTAAAAAGCATTCCACGAGTAGATAAAGAAGGCATTGCATTTCGCCTAGAAGGCATATTCCAACAAGCGGAAAACCTACAACTAGCGGAAATTGAACTGCCAGAAGCGGTAGCAGAGAAAGACAATCAACTGAGTACTGATAGCGCCGACTGGCAAGATAATTTAGCCAAAAGCTGGCGTAAGTTTAGCGAAAACTTTATTACAGTGCGCCGCCGCGATGGCCAGGTAGAAGCGCTAATAGAACCGAAGCACGCTTGGTACTTAAAAGAAAACTTAAAACTTCAATTACAACAAGCCGAGCAAGCATTGTTCCGCTCGCAAGGCGAACTATTTAAAGCCAAATTGCAGCGCGCCGAACAATGGGTGGGAGAATTTTTTATTCAAAATACCCAAGCTAAAGCAATGATTGAAGACTTAAAGCAGCTACAACAACTAGAAATTGTCGATAAACTGCCTGAACAACTAAGCAGCCTAGATGCTGCCGAACAAGCGATTAAAGAGCGCCAGCAACGCTTATTGCCTTCCCTAGAAGGAGCTGAGTAA
- the fre gene encoding NAD(P)H-flavin reductase produces the protein MKRISCKVASVSPILDDIFNVELQPEESQSFVAGQYLQIVMAEDDKRPFSLASSPEQSDVLELHIGAPEGNPYARQVIDKLKKSGEIEIEMPFGNAGFDETSQRPILIMVGGTGFSYAKSIVEHLVDTEQDREIYLYWGGRNLGGLYLHELAYQWDELDQLKFVPVLEQAMPQWTGKKGLVHEAVLEDFPDMSGLEVYIAGRFEMADVARTAFTKQGLPIEQLHGDAYEFI, from the coding sequence ATGAAGCGCATTAGTTGTAAGGTTGCATCGGTCTCGCCGATTTTAGATGATATTTTTAATGTAGAATTACAACCTGAAGAGAGCCAGAGCTTTGTGGCTGGTCAGTATCTGCAAATTGTTATGGCGGAAGATGATAAACGACCGTTTTCATTAGCCAGTTCACCCGAGCAAAGCGATGTACTAGAGTTGCATATTGGTGCCCCTGAAGGGAATCCCTATGCTAGGCAGGTAATTGATAAATTAAAGAAAAGTGGTGAAATCGAAATTGAAATGCCATTTGGCAATGCCGGCTTTGATGAAACTAGTCAACGACCAATTCTGATTATGGTGGGCGGCACCGGTTTCTCTTATGCTAAATCGATCGTTGAACATCTTGTTGATACCGAGCAAGACCGCGAAATTTATTTGTATTGGGGCGGGCGTAACTTAGGCGGCTTATATCTGCATGAGTTGGCCTACCAATGGGACGAGTTAGATCAGCTTAAGTTTGTGCCGGTACTTGAGCAAGCAATGCCGCAATGGACGGGGAAAAAGGGCTTAGTGCATGAAGCTGTGCTAGAAGACTTCCCCGATATGAGTGGTCTAGAAGTATATATTGCTGGACGGTTTGAGATGGCAGATGTGGCCCGTACTGCGTTTACTAAGCAGGGCTTGCCGATTGAACAATTACATGGCGATGCTTACGAATTTATTTAA